One Haloplanus vescus DNA window includes the following coding sequences:
- the glyA gene encoding serine hydroxymethyltransferase, with amino-acid sequence MDYSHLRATDSAVATAIDDEEARQRTTLSMIASENHASQAVIEAQGSVFTNKYAEGYPGERYYAGCQFADVVEELAIERATELWGAEHVNVQPHSGSQANMAVYFAMLNPGDKILSLELEHGGHLSHGHPANFAGQLYEVEHYRVDPETGYLDYEQLAETADEFDPDAIVSGFSAYPRQVDWERIDAVADAVNALHIADIAHITGLVAAGVHPSPVGIADFVTGSTHKTIRAGRGGIIMCGDEHADAINNAVFPGVQGGPLMHNIAGKAVGFREALDDSFTDYAEQVIENARALGDQLADHGLSLVSGGTDTHLVLVDLRDSHPDLSGGDAEAALEETGVVLNANTVPGETRSPFDPSGIRAGTAGLTTRGFDAADMREVGDLIARVLDAPEDESVLADVSDRVDDLCGANPLYD; translated from the coding sequence ATGGACTACAGTCACCTCCGCGCGACGGATTCGGCCGTCGCCACCGCCATCGACGACGAGGAAGCGCGCCAGCGGACCACCCTCTCGATGATTGCCTCCGAGAACCACGCGAGTCAGGCCGTCATCGAGGCACAGGGGAGCGTCTTCACCAACAAGTACGCCGAGGGCTACCCCGGCGAGCGCTACTACGCCGGCTGCCAGTTCGCGGACGTCGTCGAGGAACTCGCCATCGAGCGCGCGACGGAGCTGTGGGGCGCCGAGCACGTCAACGTCCAGCCCCACAGCGGGTCGCAGGCGAACATGGCCGTCTACTTCGCCATGCTGAATCCGGGCGACAAGATTCTCTCGCTCGAACTCGAACACGGCGGCCACCTCAGCCACGGCCACCCCGCGAACTTCGCCGGCCAGCTGTACGAGGTGGAACACTACCGCGTCGACCCCGAGACGGGGTATCTCGACTACGAGCAACTCGCAGAAACGGCCGACGAGTTCGACCCCGACGCCATCGTCTCCGGCTTCTCTGCCTACCCCCGACAGGTCGACTGGGAGCGCATCGACGCCGTCGCCGACGCCGTCAACGCCCTGCACATCGCCGACATCGCACACATCACGGGTCTCGTCGCCGCGGGCGTCCACCCCTCGCCCGTCGGCATCGCCGACTTCGTCACCGGGAGCACGCACAAGACCATCCGCGCCGGCCGCGGCGGTATCATCATGTGCGGCGATGAACACGCCGACGCCATCAACAACGCCGTCTTCCCCGGCGTGCAGGGCGGGCCGCTGATGCACAACATCGCCGGGAAGGCGGTGGGCTTCCGCGAGGCACTCGACGACTCCTTCACCGACTACGCCGAACAGGTGATCGAGAACGCCCGCGCCCTCGGCGACCAGCTCGCCGACCACGGCCTCTCGCTGGTCTCCGGCGGCACCGATACGCACCTGGTGTTGGTCGACCTGCGCGACTCGCATCCGGACCTCTCCGGCGGCGACGCGGAGGCGGCCCTGGAGGAGACGGGAGTCGTCCTCAACGCCAACACCGTCCCCGGCGAGACGCGGTCACCGTTCGACCCGAGCGGAATCCGCGCCGGCACCGCGGGGCTCACGACTCGCGGCTTCGACGCCGCCGACATGCGCGAGGTGGGTGACCTCATCGCGCGTGTCCTCGACGCCCCCGAAGACGAGTCGGTCCTCGCCGACGTGAGCGACCGGGTCGACGACCTCTGTGGCGCGAACCCGCTGTACGACTAA
- a CDS encoding universal stress protein, translating to MYDDILLATDGERGSENATAHAIRLAALHDAMLHVLFVVDSDVYSAYSGDEYVDEREGPEHGLEEVGEDTLAAVRERAADHGVEVVETLQHGRPHEEIVDYADENGIDLIVLGTRRHPTEYRSLLGSVTDRVVRLADQAVTVVKTEVE from the coding sequence ATGTACGACGACATACTGCTCGCGACGGACGGCGAACGCGGCTCGGAGAACGCGACGGCCCACGCCATCCGCCTGGCGGCGCTCCACGACGCCATGCTCCACGTCCTCTTCGTCGTCGACAGCGACGTCTACTCCGCGTACAGCGGCGACGAGTACGTCGACGAACGCGAGGGACCGGAGCACGGTCTGGAGGAGGTCGGCGAGGACACCCTCGCGGCGGTCCGGGAGCGGGCCGCCGACCACGGCGTCGAAGTCGTGGAGACACTCCAGCACGGCCGTCCCCACGAGGAAATCGTCGACTACGCCGACGAGAACGGTATCGACCTCATCGTCCTCGGCACTCGTCGCCACCCCACGGAGTACCGGAGTCTGCTGGGCAGCGTCACCGACCGCGTGGTGCGACTGGCCGACCAGGCCGTGACGGTCGTCAAGACCGAGGTCGAGTAA
- a CDS encoding tetrahydrofolate dehydrogenase/cyclohydrolase catalytic domain-containing protein, giving the protein MTQIIDGNAVASDVRDGLATAIDQLADADVTPTLATVLMSDDPASETYVSMKQQDCEEVGIEALDVELDPEAPAEELFDTVEDLNADPDVNGILVQMPVPDHIDDQSVIRAIDPAKDVDGFHPENVGRLVAGDPVFKPCTPHGVLKLLDAADVETEGADVTIVGRSNIVGKPLANLLVQKADYGNATVTVCHSRTDNLAEKTQRADVVVAAVGVPELVDGSMISDGTVVIDVGVNRVERDGESTLVGDVDFESAKDAASAITPVPGGVGPMTRAMLLYNTVKAASRQEDVPVDLD; this is encoded by the coding sequence ATGACTCAGATCATCGACGGCAACGCCGTCGCCAGCGACGTGCGTGACGGACTCGCGACAGCTATCGACCAGTTGGCCGACGCCGACGTGACGCCGACGCTCGCGACAGTGCTCATGAGCGACGACCCGGCGAGTGAGACGTATGTCTCCATGAAACAGCAGGACTGCGAAGAGGTAGGCATCGAAGCACTGGACGTGGAACTCGACCCCGAGGCGCCCGCCGAGGAACTGTTCGACACCGTCGAGGACCTGAACGCCGACCCCGATGTCAACGGCATCCTCGTCCAGATGCCCGTCCCGGACCACATCGACGACCAGTCGGTCATCCGCGCTATCGACCCCGCGAAAGACGTCGACGGCTTCCACCCCGAGAACGTGGGCCGTCTCGTCGCCGGTGACCCCGTGTTCAAGCCGTGTACGCCCCACGGCGTCCTGAAACTCCTCGACGCCGCGGACGTGGAGACGGAGGGCGCGGACGTGACCATCGTCGGCCGGTCGAACATCGTCGGCAAACCGCTCGCGAACCTCCTCGTCCAGAAGGCCGACTACGGCAACGCGACGGTGACCGTCTGTCACTCCCGGACCGACAATCTGGCCGAGAAGACCCAGCGCGCGGATGTCGTCGTCGCCGCCGTCGGCGTCCCCGAACTCGTCGACGGGTCGATGATTTCCGACGGCACCGTCGTCATCGACGTGGGCGTCAACCGCGTCGAACGCGACGGCGAATCGACGCTCGTCGGCGACGTTGACTTCGAGAGCGCCAAAGACGCCGCCAGCGCCATCACGCCTGTCCCCGGCGGCGTCGGCCCGATGACGCGCGCGATGCTGCTCTACAACACGGTCAAGGCGGCGAGCCGGCAGGAAGACGTGCCGGTCGACCTAGACTAA
- a CDS encoding DUF7117 family protein, whose protein sequence is MKVRGQRECQSCGHRWSYYETGSVACPSCESLRSVGVDERTLHTDAPVTLDLTPYRTAWAEDRLADCVEDCKRDLREYRRQRGFIDGGDLLPLDDTLLAANELLQVVDLFDRTRKPTDADERYLHALLRDADEGGRPPVDTVSDAWASARGLGYANAIADYRHDVADWLDEHPDEEARQTLGTIHEHVKRVQALEGDVSLDEAESLVAATRDVGRYLIEGEMSALASARDRLEALV, encoded by the coding sequence ATGAAGGTTCGCGGCCAGCGGGAGTGTCAGTCGTGTGGCCACCGGTGGTCGTACTACGAAACGGGGAGTGTCGCCTGTCCCTCGTGTGAGAGTCTGCGAAGCGTCGGCGTCGACGAGCGAACGCTCCACACCGACGCCCCCGTAACGCTCGACCTGACGCCCTACCGGACCGCGTGGGCGGAGGACCGCCTGGCCGACTGCGTCGAGGACTGCAAACGCGACCTGCGCGAGTACCGCCGCCAGCGTGGCTTCATCGACGGAGGCGACCTCCTACCCCTCGACGACACCCTCCTCGCCGCCAACGAACTCCTGCAGGTGGTCGACCTGTTCGACCGGACCCGAAAGCCAACCGACGCCGACGAGCGCTACCTCCACGCGCTCCTCCGGGACGCCGACGAGGGGGGCCGCCCGCCGGTCGATACCGTCTCGGACGCGTGGGCGTCGGCGCGAGGGCTGGGCTACGCGAACGCCATCGCGGACTACCGCCACGACGTGGCCGACTGGCTGGACGAACACCCCGACGAGGAAGCACGGCAGACGCTCGGGACGATTCACGAACACGTCAAGCGCGTGCAGGCACTCGAGGGCGACGTGTCGCTGGACGAAGCGGAGTCGCTCGTGGCGGCGACGCGGGACGTGGGGCGGTATCTGATCGAGGGCGAGATGTCCGCGCTCGCGTCGGCACGGGACCGACTCGAGGCCTTAGTCTAG
- a CDS encoding AI-2E family transporter, protein MSLQVSRFRLGWWSFGLVLGAALVYVVHTFIGTFVFGVFIYYATRPIYRRLKRRIRPPSLAAAVSLVALALPALALIVYALSIALDELLKYVNEGAFDPTRWPLVDQDLLGSIADPATLLELDPNQYLTSQGIRSLVSSLGSAVDTVAFVGVGAVHLFVMLALAFYLLRDGHRLGRWTVRKFGDDRGVLEAYARAVDRDFKAIFFGNILNAVLTGSIGVLAFSILNVYAPPGLAIPAAPLVGLLAGVASLIPIVGMKLVYIPVALYLAAMGVLTDPSGLWFVALFAGVAFVIVDTIPDLVLRPYVSGRSLHVGSLMIAYTFGPLLFGWYGIFLAPMLLVLVIHFARLVLPELMDGEPLQPYTVDPGSLVTVESDEE, encoded by the coding sequence ATGTCCCTCCAGGTCTCTCGCTTCCGCCTCGGCTGGTGGAGTTTCGGCCTCGTCCTCGGGGCAGCGCTCGTCTACGTCGTCCACACCTTCATCGGCACGTTCGTCTTCGGGGTGTTCATCTACTACGCCACCCGGCCCATCTACCGGCGGTTGAAGCGCCGCATCAGGCCGCCGAGTCTCGCCGCGGCCGTCTCGCTGGTCGCGCTCGCTCTCCCGGCACTCGCGCTCATCGTCTACGCCCTGAGCATCGCACTCGACGAACTCCTGAAGTACGTCAACGAGGGGGCGTTCGACCCGACGCGGTGGCCGCTCGTCGATCAGGACCTCCTCGGGAGCATCGCCGACCCCGCGACCCTCCTCGAACTCGACCCGAACCAGTACCTGACCAGTCAGGGCATCCGCTCGCTCGTCTCCTCGCTCGGGTCCGCCGTCGACACGGTGGCGTTCGTCGGCGTCGGCGCCGTCCACCTGTTCGTGATGCTCGCACTCGCGTTCTATCTGCTCCGCGACGGCCACCGCCTCGGCCGGTGGACGGTCAGAAAGTTCGGCGACGACCGGGGCGTCCTCGAAGCGTACGCCCGCGCCGTCGACCGTGACTTCAAGGCCATCTTCTTCGGCAACATCCTCAACGCCGTGTTGACGGGGAGCATCGGCGTGCTCGCGTTCTCGATTCTGAACGTCTACGCGCCGCCGGGACTGGCGATTCCCGCGGCCCCCCTCGTCGGACTGCTCGCGGGCGTTGCGAGCCTGATTCCAATCGTCGGCATGAAACTCGTCTACATCCCTGTCGCGCTCTATCTCGCGGCGATGGGCGTCCTGACCGACCCGTCGGGACTCTGGTTCGTCGCGCTGTTCGCCGGCGTCGCGTTCGTCATCGTCGACACGATTCCGGACTTGGTGCTCCGGCCGTACGTCTCCGGGCGGAGCCTCCACGTCGGCAGCCTGATGATTGCGTACACCTTCGGGCCGCTCCTCTTCGGCTGGTACGGTATCTTCCTCGCGCCGATGCTGCTGGTGTTGGTCATTCACTTCGCCCGACTGGTGCTCCCGGAGCTCATGGACGGCGAACCGCTCCAGCCGTACACGGTCGACCCCGGGTCGCTCGTGACGGTCGAGTCGGACGAAGAGTAG
- the fen gene encoding flap endonuclease-1 — MGNADLRQLAALSDVSWDEVAGSVVAVDAHNWLYRYLTTTVKWTNDAVYTTAEGEEVANLVGVVQGLPKFFDHDITPVFVFDGGVTELKDAEVSERRAKRERAEERLAEAEERGDAVEAARLEARTQRLTDTILETTRDLLSLLDVPVVDAPAEGEAQAAYMARRGDADYAGSEDYDTLLFGAPHTLRQLTSKGEPELMDLDATLDRHGITLEQLVDVAVLCGTDFNPGVDGVGPKTALKAITEHGDLWSAIEAEGWQVANADRVRTLFRDPPVTDDYDLDLDLDPDVAAAREFVVEEWEVDADEVARGFDRIEDALVQTGLDRWT; from the coding sequence ATGGGTAATGCAGACCTCCGCCAACTCGCCGCTCTCTCGGACGTGTCGTGGGACGAGGTGGCCGGAAGCGTCGTCGCCGTCGACGCGCACAACTGGCTGTATCGCTACCTCACGACGACGGTCAAGTGGACGAACGACGCGGTGTACACCACCGCCGAGGGCGAGGAGGTGGCGAACCTCGTCGGCGTCGTGCAGGGCCTCCCGAAATTTTTCGACCACGATATCACGCCCGTGTTCGTCTTCGACGGGGGCGTTACGGAACTGAAAGACGCGGAGGTGAGCGAGCGACGCGCGAAACGCGAACGCGCCGAGGAGCGACTGGCCGAAGCCGAGGAACGCGGCGACGCCGTCGAAGCCGCGCGCCTCGAAGCCCGCACGCAGCGCCTGACCGACACGATTCTCGAGACGACGCGCGACCTCCTGAGTCTGCTGGACGTGCCCGTCGTCGACGCACCCGCCGAGGGAGAGGCGCAGGCGGCGTACATGGCCCGCCGGGGCGACGCCGACTACGCAGGGAGCGAGGACTACGACACGCTGTTGTTCGGTGCGCCCCACACGCTCCGTCAACTGACGAGCAAAGGCGAACCGGAGCTGATGGACCTCGACGCGACGCTCGACCGTCACGGCATCACGCTCGAACAGCTCGTCGACGTGGCGGTCCTCTGTGGCACGGACTTCAACCCCGGCGTCGACGGCGTCGGGCCGAAGACGGCGCTCAAGGCGATCACCGAACACGGCGACCTCTGGAGCGCCATTGAGGCCGAGGGCTGGCAGGTGGCAAACGCCGACCGAGTGCGTACCCTGTTCCGCGACCCGCCCGTGACCGACGACTACGACCTCGACCTCGACCTCGACCCCGACGTGGCCGCCGCCCGGGAGTTCGTCGTCGAGGAGTGGGAGGTCGACGCCGACGAGGTGGCGCGCGGCTTCGACCGCATCGAAGACGCGCTGGTCCAGACGGGGCTGGACCGCTGGACGTAG
- a CDS encoding GNAT family N-acetyltransferase, with protein MEFAVLGWPEDGPTLRLDYRRFAYAGKFVVGSTGKAVVRDGAESAGKYADHVLAAASFSPDRTDADCLVVRYVTVRDDRQGEGLGSRLLAFVAARAADHGYEQVRIAVNNPAAFVAAYRAGFAFTGRETGLAELVCERPADAPATRDADAYRDGLDRYRERDLDSAARDRLDAKAAAGPPAPIDAEPGS; from the coding sequence ATGGAGTTCGCCGTGCTCGGCTGGCCGGAAGACGGCCCGACGCTCCGACTCGATTACCGGCGCTTCGCGTACGCCGGCAAGTTCGTCGTCGGGTCGACGGGGAAGGCCGTCGTCCGCGACGGCGCCGAGTCGGCGGGGAAGTACGCCGACCACGTCCTCGCGGCCGCGTCGTTCAGCCCCGACCGCACCGACGCCGACTGTCTCGTGGTGCGATACGTGACCGTCCGCGACGACCGGCAAGGCGAGGGTCTCGGGTCGCGCTTGCTGGCGTTCGTCGCCGCCCGCGCCGCCGACCACGGCTACGAGCAGGTCCGCATCGCCGTCAACAACCCCGCGGCGTTCGTCGCTGCCTATCGCGCCGGGTTCGCGTTCACCGGCCGCGAGACGGGGCTGGCCGAACTCGTCTGCGAGCGACCCGCCGACGCACCGGCGACACGCGACGCCGACGCCTACCGCGACGGCCTCGACCGCTATCGAGAGCGCGACCTCGATTCGGCGGCCCGGGACCGACTCGACGCGAAGGCGGCGGCCGGCCCGCCCGCCCCTATCGACGCCGAACCCGGGAGTTGA
- a CDS encoding DUF3054 domain-containing protein, translating to MANAVADFFERRLDGRTTPIAVGDLLLIAVLFSGGTIRHHGVAFVTSNPGYLAVTIAPFLVGWILAAPLLGAYSPGAAESSKAAVPLALRSWLLADAIALGIRATPLVHGGVQLTFVAVSLGVGLVGLAVWRTVYFKLR from the coding sequence ATGGCCAACGCAGTCGCGGACTTCTTCGAGCGTCGTCTGGACGGGCGCACGACCCCGATAGCGGTCGGTGACCTGCTTCTCATCGCCGTCCTGTTCAGCGGGGGGACGATTCGCCACCACGGCGTCGCCTTCGTCACGTCGAATCCGGGGTATCTCGCGGTGACCATCGCGCCCTTCCTCGTGGGCTGGATACTCGCCGCGCCGCTTCTCGGGGCCTACTCGCCCGGTGCCGCGGAGTCGTCGAAGGCGGCCGTCCCCCTCGCGCTCCGGTCGTGGCTCCTCGCGGACGCCATCGCACTCGGCATCCGGGCGACGCCGCTCGTCCACGGTGGGGTACAGTTGACGTTCGTCGCCGTCTCGCTCGGCGTCGGCCTCGTCGGCCTCGCAGTCTGGCGAACGGTCTACTTCAAACTCCGCTAA
- a CDS encoding MFS transporter, whose amino-acid sequence MNGNDRSIVGLASLAHAMVHTYELSIPIFVSIWLLEFDVLQLGGMEFGVTQATLGLIVTAGYALFGIGALPGGVIVDRLGSRRLIAVCLFGMAGAFFLLGTASTLVVVTLALLLWGAAASVYHPAGLTLISKGVDERGTGFAYHGIAGNLGIGLGPLVTAILLLLFDWSTVAMILAVPAAVAGLYALRAEFDETAAVDAVATDGSGTARGQSGVDSLGEFAVTSKQLFFGAFAVVFAIVVANGLYYRGVLTFLPDLLSGMPGFEPVALSSLVPGLEASSDRTLNPERYFYAGLLLVGVAGQYVGGKLTDHISPEKGIAAVFGTLAVLALAFLPVASLGIAPLLVFGALFGATLFAAQPLYQAAVADYSPAGTRGLSYGYVYLGTFGVGALGGALAGAILTYANASALFATLAGVAVVAAVLATVLLRRKQSEETDETAA is encoded by the coding sequence ATGAACGGGAACGACCGATCTATCGTTGGGCTGGCGTCGCTGGCCCACGCGATGGTCCATACCTACGAGTTGTCCATCCCGATTTTCGTCTCTATCTGGCTGCTGGAGTTCGACGTGCTCCAGCTCGGCGGGATGGAGTTCGGCGTCACGCAAGCGACGCTCGGGCTGATAGTTACCGCCGGGTACGCGCTGTTCGGTATCGGTGCGCTCCCCGGTGGCGTCATCGTCGACCGCCTCGGCTCTCGGCGCCTCATCGCCGTCTGTCTGTTCGGGATGGCCGGCGCCTTCTTCCTGCTCGGCACCGCGTCGACGCTCGTCGTCGTGACGCTCGCACTCTTGCTGTGGGGCGCGGCGGCCAGCGTCTACCACCCTGCGGGACTGACGCTCATCAGCAAGGGTGTCGACGAGCGCGGAACCGGCTTCGCCTACCACGGCATCGCGGGCAACCTCGGCATCGGTCTGGGTCCGCTCGTCACCGCCATCCTCCTCCTGCTGTTCGACTGGTCGACGGTGGCGATGATTCTCGCCGTTCCCGCCGCCGTCGCCGGGTTGTACGCCCTGCGCGCGGAATTCGACGAGACGGCCGCCGTCGACGCCGTCGCCACCGATGGGAGCGGGACGGCCCGCGGACAGAGCGGCGTCGACTCGCTCGGCGAGTTCGCCGTTACCTCGAAGCAGCTGTTCTTCGGCGCCTTCGCCGTCGTCTTCGCCATCGTCGTCGCCAACGGCCTCTACTACCGCGGCGTGTTGACCTTCCTCCCCGACCTGCTGTCGGGAATGCCGGGTTTCGAACCCGTCGCGCTCTCGTCGCTCGTCCCCGGACTGGAGGCCAGCAGTGACCGGACCCTCAACCCCGAGCGATACTTCTACGCCGGCCTGCTACTCGTCGGCGTCGCCGGCCAGTACGTGGGCGGCAAACTGACCGACCACATCTCGCCGGAGAAGGGCATCGCAGCGGTGTTCGGCACGCTCGCCGTCCTCGCGCTTGCCTTCCTCCCCGTGGCGTCGCTGGGCATCGCGCCCCTGCTGGTCTTCGGCGCGCTCTTCGGCGCGACGCTCTTCGCGGCACAGCCGCTCTATCAGGCCGCCGTCGCCGACTACTCGCCCGCCGGCACCCGTGGCCTCTCGTACGGCTACGTCTACCTCGGCACCTTCGGCGTCGGCGCCCTCGGTGGTGCGCTCGCCGGTGCCATCCTCACCTACGCGAACGCGAGTGCGCTCTTCGCGACGCTCGCTGGCGTCGCCGTCGTCGCCGCGGTGCTCGCGACGGTCCTCCTGCGCCGAAAACAGAGCGAAGAAACCGACGAAACCGCCGCTTAG
- a CDS encoding ornithine cyclodeaminase family protein, with the protein MTETLFLSSDDVAGLATPAEYVDAVRDGYRQRGEGAPADPRTALYNDDPAGLFTSYTAVLPDTGVMGGYMYSAGFGEGDAWFVTPLFDADSGEPLALLDGASMNPFKTGATGAVGVDALARPDATAVGVFGSGAQARGQLRAIDTVRDIETVWVYSPTKSSRESFAGEMDRRLDASVAAVSSSAAAVEGADIVVTATNSPEPVFDGDLLDPGTHVTAMGQYHPEKRELDERTVERATYVVDLRDRLTQDAGSYMHAVDSGAVDADHCHAELGEVVAGVAEGRTDEDEITVFDSGGTGIETAAGAALVYEKAQDAGLGSTIDFAPASDALTGRE; encoded by the coding sequence ATGACCGAGACGCTGTTCCTGTCCAGCGACGACGTTGCCGGCCTCGCGACGCCCGCCGAGTACGTCGACGCCGTCCGCGACGGCTACCGCCAGCGCGGCGAGGGCGCGCCCGCCGACCCCCGGACCGCGCTCTACAACGACGACCCTGCCGGCCTGTTCACCTCCTACACCGCCGTCCTCCCCGACACGGGCGTGATGGGCGGCTACATGTACAGCGCCGGCTTCGGCGAGGGCGACGCGTGGTTCGTCACGCCGCTGTTCGACGCCGACTCCGGCGAACCGCTCGCGCTCCTCGACGGCGCGAGCATGAACCCGTTCAAGACGGGGGCGACGGGCGCCGTCGGCGTCGACGCCCTCGCCCGCCCCGACGCCACCGCCGTCGGTGTCTTCGGCTCCGGCGCGCAGGCCCGCGGCCAACTCCGCGCCATCGACACCGTCCGCGATATCGAAACCGTCTGGGTCTACTCCCCCACCAAGTCGAGTCGCGAGTCCTTCGCGGGCGAGATGGACCGCCGCCTCGACGCCAGCGTCGCCGCCGTCTCCTCCAGCGCCGCTGCCGTAGAGGGCGCCGACATCGTCGTCACCGCCACCAACTCGCCAGAACCGGTCTTCGACGGTGACTTACTCGACCCCGGGACGCACGTCACCGCGATGGGGCAGTACCACCCCGAGAAACGCGAACTCGACGAGCGGACCGTCGAGCGTGCGACGTACGTGGTCGACCTCCGCGACCGACTCACGCAGGACGCGGGGTCGTACATGCACGCCGTCGACTCCGGCGCTGTCGACGCCGACCACTGCCACGCCGAACTCGGTGAGGTGGTCGCGGGCGTCGCCGAGGGCCGGACCGACGAGGACGAAATCACCGTCTTCGACAGCGGTGGGACGGGCATCGAGACGGCCGCCGGCGCGGCCCTCGTGTACGAGAAGGCCCAGGACGCGGGACTGGGCAGCACCATCGACTTCGCCCCCGCGAGCGACGCGCTGACGGGGCGAGAGTAG
- a CDS encoding mRNA surveillance protein pelota: MRIQSRGRGEEGRTRLTVVPENVDDLWHLSYVLEPGDDVEGDTSRRIQRADDQMRDTGGEREHIHVTLEVEDVEFARFANRLRVGGTIVGCSREDQLGHHHTINVEEHDELTIVKHFKPDQMERIEEAESASENPDVAIATVEEGEAHVHTVAQYGTEEYASFTRPTGKGEYARPREELFAELGEALAHLDPDAVILAGPGFTKQDALDHFDEEFPDVSEKTTTVDTSGVGDRGVHEVLKRGALEDVQTETRIAREAELIDDLTERMATGEKATYGPEAVAEAAEYGAIETLLVLDDRLREERQGRGDWDVDADEIITSVERQGGDVVVFSGEFDPGQRLKNLGGIAGLLRYRLE, encoded by the coding sequence ATGCGAATTCAGAGCCGTGGTCGCGGCGAAGAGGGGCGCACGCGACTGACGGTCGTCCCCGAGAACGTCGACGACCTCTGGCATCTCTCCTACGTCCTCGAACCCGGCGACGACGTCGAGGGCGACACGAGTCGACGCATCCAGCGCGCCGACGACCAGATGCGCGACACCGGTGGCGAACGCGAACACATCCACGTCACCCTCGAAGTCGAGGACGTGGAGTTCGCCCGCTTCGCCAACCGCCTGCGCGTCGGCGGCACTATCGTCGGCTGTTCCCGGGAGGACCAGCTCGGCCACCACCACACGATTAACGTCGAGGAACACGACGAGCTAACGATTGTCAAACACTTCAAGCCGGACCAGATGGAGCGCATCGAGGAGGCCGAATCCGCGTCCGAGAACCCGGACGTGGCTATCGCGACGGTGGAGGAGGGCGAAGCGCACGTCCACACCGTCGCCCAGTACGGCACCGAGGAATACGCGTCGTTCACCCGCCCGACTGGAAAGGGGGAGTACGCCCGCCCGCGCGAGGAACTGTTCGCGGAGTTGGGTGAGGCGCTGGCCCACCTCGACCCCGACGCAGTCATCCTCGCCGGCCCCGGCTTCACGAAACAGGACGCCCTCGACCACTTCGATGAGGAGTTCCCGGACGTGTCCGAGAAGACGACCACCGTCGACACCTCGGGCGTCGGTGACCGCGGCGTCCACGAAGTGCTCAAGCGCGGCGCCCTCGAAGACGTGCAGACAGAGACGCGCATCGCCCGCGAGGCGGAACTCATCGACGACTTGACCGAGCGGATGGCGACGGGCGAGAAGGCGACGTACGGCCCCGAGGCAGTCGCCGAAGCAGCGGAGTACGGCGCCATCGAGACGCTCCTCGTCCTCGACGACCGACTCCGGGAGGAGCGACAGGGACGCGGCGATTGGGACGTGGACGCCGACGAGATAATCACGTCCGTCGAGCGCCAAGGCGGGGACGTGGTCGTCTTCTCCGGGGAGTTCGACCCCGGACAGCGCCTGAAGAACCTCGGCGGCATCGCAGGATTGCTACGTTATCGACTGGAGTGA